In Excalfactoria chinensis isolate bCotChi1 chromosome 3, bCotChi1.hap2, whole genome shotgun sequence, one DNA window encodes the following:
- the FAM167A gene encoding protein FAM167A, which translates to MSLPKIQIEEALDRTDAGTGNAVPPDDHLRSLKALTEKLRLETRRPSYLEWKAKLEEQAWKSPQPDGDEEGNEAKKDTEDTVPLRKVQLHLNGSPAQDKVTLTSGKIGDFESIDEALTWLRKELAEMRLQDQQLARQLMRLRSDINKLKIEQTCHLHQRMLNDATYELEERDELADLFCDFPLVNSFSLSTPLKLIGVTKMNINSRRFSLC; encoded by the exons ATGTCCCTACCTAAAATCCAGATAGAAGAGGCCCTGGACAGAACAGATGCTGGCACTGGAAATGCTGTTCCTCCTGATGATCACCTAAGGAGCCTGAAGGCCTTGACTGAGAAGCTGAGGCTGGAAACAAGACGCCCATCCTACCTGGAGTGGAAGGCAAAGCTGGAGGAGCAGGCATGGAAGAGCCCCCAACCCGATGGGGATGAGGAGGGGAACGAGGCCAAAAAGGACACAGAGGACACTGTCCCTCTGAGAAAGGTGCAACTGCATCTCAACGGAAGCCCTGCCCAGGACAAGGTGACACTTACCTCAGGGAAAATAGGCGACTTTGAGAGCATTGATGAAGCTTTGACGTGGCTCAGGAAGGAACTG GCAGAAATGCGCCTGCAGGACCAGCAGCTGGCCAGGCAGCTGATGCGCCTCCGCAGCGACATCAACAAGCTGAAGATCGAGCAGACCTGCCACCTCCACCAGCGCATGCTCAACGACGCCACGTACGAGCTGGAGGAGAGGGACGAGCTGGCGGATCTCTTCTGTGATTTCCCCCTTGTcaactccttcagcctctccacGCCTCTCAAGCTCATCGGGGTCACCAAGATGAACATCAACTCGCGCCGGTTCTCGCTGTGCTGA